Proteins from a genomic interval of Lycium ferocissimum isolate CSIRO_LF1 chromosome 2, AGI_CSIRO_Lferr_CH_V1, whole genome shotgun sequence:
- the LOC132047395 gene encoding uncharacterized protein LOC132047395: MTGVVLLVDYFGKWVDDKKSWRWNSQNDTVRTMLVSSDVTFDKFMETIIRRGELSCGHDPVCVKYMTNAGAFSREKAPPVELKNDEDVQIYLNDINGEGGRPMLRVSLIEIFLESGCGLNNQQFENENVCTHNDDFHGGGETNTFIETNERVIEDVLPCEVEKFMETNEGIIEDVLHAKLRKRFHWITKMMMFSCLSKSLS; encoded by the coding sequence ATGACAGGAGTTGTCTTACTTGTTGATTATTTTGGAAAGTGGGTAGATGACAAGAAATCGTGGAGATGGAATTCTCAAAATGATACAGTTCGAACAATGCTTGTGAGCAGTGATGTTACCTTTGATAAATTCATGGAAACTATCATTAGAAGAGGTGAATTGAGTTGCGGACATGATCCTGTTTGTGTCAAGTATATGACTAATGCAGGTGCTTTTTCGAGGGAAAAAGCTCCGCCAGTTGAACTAAAGAATGATGAAGATGtccaaatttatttgaatgataTAAATGGTGAAGGTGGCAGGCCAATGTTACGGGTTTCCttgattgaaatttttttggaaagcgGCTGTGGTTTGAACAACCAGCAATTTGAGAATGAAAATGTCTGCACGCACAATGATGATTTTCATGGGGGAGGAGAGACAAATACTTTTATTGAAACTAATGAGCGTGTAATAGAAGATGTTCTCCCTTGTGAAGTGGAGAAATTTATGGAAACTAATGAGGGTATAATAGAAGATGTTCTCCACGCCAAGTTGAGAAAGAGGTTCCACTGGATAACGAAGATGATGATGTTCAGTTGCCTGTCCAAAAGCCTCTCCTAG